From Vitis vinifera cultivar Pinot Noir 40024 chromosome 14, ASM3070453v1, a single genomic window includes:
- the LOC100248775 gene encoding uncharacterized protein LOC100248775 isoform X2, which translates to MTEIVSAVVEKVSEYLVAPIGRQLSYLFCYRSHMDELDKKIQELGRVRGDLQITVDAAIRSGDEIRPIVQDWQTRADKKTREAKTFMEDEKNRTKSCFNGWCPNLMSRYQLGREAHKKAQVIAEIREHRNFPDGVSYSAPAPNVTYKNDDPFESRTSILNEIMDALRDDKNSMIGVWGMGGVGKTTLVEQVAARAKQQKLFDRVVMAYVSQTVDLKKIQAQIADALGLKFEEESETGRAGRLSQRLTQEKKLLIILDDLWAGLALKAIGIPSDHRGLKMVLTSRERDVLSREMGTQENFAVGHLPPGEAWSLFKKMTSDSIEKRDLKPTAEKVLEKCAGLPIAIVIVAKALNGKDPIAWKDALRQLTRSIETTVKGIEAKIFLTLELSYNSLYSNEVKSFFLLCGLLPYGDTPIDNLFKYGVGLDWFQNINSLEEAWDRLHTLIDNLKASSLLLESDDDECVRMHDIVRDVARGIASKDPHRFVVREDDRLEEWSKTDESKSCTFISLNCRAAHELPKCLVCPQLKFCLLDSNNPSLNIPNTFFEGMKGLKVLDLSYMCFTTLPSSLDSLANLQTLCLDGCTLVDIALIGKLTKLQVLSLRRSTIQQLPNEMVQLTNLRLLDLNYCWELEVIPRNILSSLSRLECLYMNRFTQWAIEGESNACLSELNHLSRLTILDLDLHIPDIKLLPKEYTFLEKLTRYSIFIGDWGSYQYCKTSRTLKLNEVDRSLYVGDGIGKLLKKTEELVLRKLIGTKSIPYELDEGFCELKHLHVSASPEIQYVIDSKDQRVQQHGAFPLLESLILDELINLEEVCCGPIPVKFFDNLKTLDVEKCHGLKFLFLLSMARGLLQLEKIEIKSCNVIQQIVVCESESEIKEDDHVETNLQPFPKLRSLKLEDLPELMNFGYFDSKLEMTSQGTCSQGNLDIHMPFFRYKVSFPLNLEELVLKQLPKLMEMDVGNLPNLRILRVEELCLLSKVSFPLNLEELVLNRLPKLMEMDVGNLPNLRILRVSFPLNLEELVLKRLPKLMEMDVGNLPNLRILWVEELCLLSKVSLSPNLEEIVLKSLPKLEEIDFGILPKLKILNVEKLPQLVLSSSMFKNFHNLKELHIIDCGMEDMRGVNTSTNDEVLFNEKASFLESRPSTLNDIMDALRDDNINLIGVWGMAGVGKTTLLKQVAQQAKQQRLFTRQAYMDVSWTRDSDKRQEGIAKLRQRIAKALGLPLWKLNADKLKQALKEEKILIILDDIWTEVDLEQVGIPSKDDIWTQCKIVLASRDGDLLCKGMGAQICFPVEYLPLEEAWSLFKKTAGDSMEENLELQPIAIQVVEECEGLPIAIVTIAKALKNETVAVWENALEQLRSCAPTNIRAVDRKVYSCLEWSYTHLKGDDVKSLFLLCGMLGYGDISLDLLLRYGMGLDLFDRIDSLERARNRLLALVEILKASGLLLDSHEDTHMFDEEIDSSLLFMDADNKFVRMHSVVREVARAIASKDPHPLVVREDVRVEEWSETDESKRCAFISLHCKAVHDLPQELVWPELQFFLLQNNNPPLNIPNTFFEGMKKLKVLDLSHMHFTTLPSSLDSLANLRTLHLDGCELGDIALIGKLTKLEVLSLVGSTIQRLPKEMMQLTNLRLLDLDYCKKLEVIPRNILSSLSRLECLSMMSGFTKWAVEGESNACLSELNHLSYLTTLFIEIPDAKLLPKDILFENLTRYVISIGNWGGFRTKKALALEEVDRSLYLGDGISKLLERSEELRFWKLSGTKYVLYPSNRESFRELKHLEVFYSPEIQYIIDSKDQWFLQHGAFPLLESLILDTLEIFEEVWHGPIPIGSFGNLKTLEVESCPKLKFLLLFSMARGFSQLEEMTIEDCDAMQQIIAYERESEIEEDGHVGTNLQLFPKLRSLKLKNLPQLINFSSELETTSSTSLSTNARSEDSFFSHKVSFSKLEELTLKDLPKLKDIWHHQLPFESFSNLQILRVYGCPCLLNLVPAHLIHNFQNLKEMDVQDCMLLEHVIINLQEIDGNVEILPKLETLKLKDLPMLRWMEDGNDRMKHISSLLTLMNIQNLQELHITNCSMEDLRKM; encoded by the exons ATGACAGAGATCGTTAGTGCCGTTGTTGAAAAAGTTTCAGAGTACTTGGTTGCTCCAATTGGACGCCAGCTTAGTTATCTGTTTTGCTACCGCAGCCACATGGATGAACTCGACAAGAAGATTCAGGAATTGGGGCGTGTGAGGGGTGACCTTCAGATAACTGTTGATGCAGCTATTAGAAGTGGGGATGAAATCAGACCTATTGTTCAAGACTGGCAGACTCGGGCAGACAAGAAGACACGGGAGGCAAAGACATTCATGGAAGATGAAAAGAACAGAACCAAGAGCTGTTTCAATGGGTGGTGTCCTAACCTCATGTCACGTTACCAGCTAGGCAGAGAAGCACACAAGAAGGCGCAGGTTATTGCTGAAATCAGAGAACACCGCAATTTCCCCGATGGCGTATCATATAGTGCCCCCGCCCCGAACGTGACTTATAAAAATGATGACCCTTTTGAATCAAGAACATcaattttgaatgaaataatGGATGCATTGAGAGATGATAAGAACAGCATGATTGGGGTATGGGGAATGGGCGGTGTGGGCAAAACCACGCTGGTAGAACAAGTAGCTGCACGAGCTAAGCAACAGAAGTTATTTGACAGAGTAGTGATGGCATATGTATCCCAAACTGTGGACTTGAAGAAAATCCAAGCACAGATTGCAGATGCGTTAGGTTTGAAATTTGAGGAGGAGAGCGAAACCGGAAGAGCAGGGCGGCTTAGTCAGAGGTTGACACAAGAGAAGAAGCTTCTCATAATTTTAGATGATCTTTGGGCGGGCCTTGCTTTGAAGGCCATCGGGATCCCTTCGGATCATAGAGGGCTGAAAATGGTGCTGACTTCTAGAGAGCGTGACGTTTTGTCTAGGGAGATGGGCACCCAAGAGAATTTTGCTGTTGGACATTTGCCGCCAGGAGAAGCATggagtttatttaaaaaaatgacaagTGATTCAATTGAGAAACGTGATTTGAAACCTACAGCAGAGAAGGTGCTTGAAAAATGCGCGGGTTTGCCTATTGCAATTGTTATAGTTGCAAAGGCATTAAATGGGAAGGATCCGATTGCATGGAAGGATGCCCTACGACAACTGACACGATCTATTGAGACCACTGTTAAAGGAATTGAAGCAAAAATCTTCCTCACTCTAGAGTTGAGCTACAATTCCTTGTACAGTAATGAGGTGAAGTCATTCTTCCTGCTTTGCGGTTTGTTGCCTTATGGTGATACTCCAATTGATAACTTGTTTAAATATGGTGTGGGTCTCGATTGGTTCCAAAACATCAATTCATTGGAAGAAGCCTGGGATAGACTGCATACGTTGATTGACAACCTCAAAGCTTCAAGTTTATTGCtagaaagtgatgatgatgaatgTGTCAGAATGCATGACATTGTTCGTGATGTCGCCAGAGGAATTGCATCCAAGGATCCTCATCGATTTGTAGTAAGGGAAGACGATCGATTGGAAGAATGGTCAAAGACTGATGAATCCAAAAGCTGCACTTTCATCTCTTTGAATTGCAGAGCCGCCCATGAGCTTCCTAAATGCTTGGTATGTCCCCAACTTAAATTTTGTCTATTGGACAGCAACAATCCTTCTTTGAATATCCCGAACACATTTTTCGAAGGGATGAAAGGACTCAAAGTTTTAGATTTGTCCTACATGTGTTTTACAACACTACCTTCATCACTTGATTCCCTTGCAAATCTTCAAACATTATGTCTAGATGGGTGCACGTTGGTAGACATTGCTCTGATTGGAAAGCTAACGAAACTACAAGTTCTTAGCTTGAGGCGTTCTACAATCCAACAATTGCCTAATGAAATGGTGCAATTGACCAATCTAAGGCTGTTGGACTTGAACTATTGCTGGGAACTTGAAGTTATTCCACGGAATATCTTATCAAGTTTGTCTCGATTAGAATGTTTATACATGAATAGGTTTACTCAATGGGCGATTGAAGGTGAAAGCAATGCTTGTTTATCTGAGCTAAATCATTTGTCTCGCTTGACAATTTTAGATTTGGATCTACATATACCAGATATCAAGTTGCTACCAAAAGAATACACGTTCTTGGAGAAGCTAACAAGGTATTCAATATTTATAGGCGATTGGGGGTCCTACCAATATTGTAAAACGTCAAGAACATTAAAGCTCAATGAGGTTGATAGAAGCTTATATGTGGGAGATGGAATTGGCAAGTTATTAAAGAAGACTGAAGAACTAGTGTTAAGGAAATTGATTGGTACTAAAAGTATTCCCTATGAATTAGATGAGGGTTTTTGTGAGCTGAAGCATCTTCACGTTAGTGCAAGTCCAGAGATTCAATATGTCATTGATTCGAAGGATCAACGAGTTCAACAACATGGTGCCTTTCCTTTATTAGAGTCGTTGATTCTTGATGAGTTGATTAACTTGGAAGAAGTGTGTTGTGGCCCAATTCCAGTAAAGTTTTTTGATAACTTAAAAACTCTGGATGTGGAGAAATGTCATGGATTgaaatttctctttttacttTCCATGGCTAGAGGCCTTCTGCAACTTGAAAAAATAGAGATAAAAAGTTGCAATGTCATACAACAAATAGTTGTCTGTGAAAGCGAATCAGAGATAAAAGAAGATGACCATGTTGAGACCAACTTACAACCATTCCCTAAATTACGATCTTTGAAACTTGAGGATCTACCAGAGCTCATGAACTTTGGCTACTTCGACTCTAAGTTGGAAATGACATCGCAAGGAACGTGTTCCCAAGGCAATCTTGATATTCACATGCCGTTTTTCAGATATAAG GTTTCATTCCCTCTTAATTTGGAGGAGTTGGTTCTAAAACAACTTCCCAAGTTGATGGAGATGGATGTTGGGAACCTTCCAAACTTAAGAATCCTACGGGTAGAAGAACTATGTCTTTTGTCTAAG GTTTCATTCCCTCTTAATTTGGAGGAGTTGGTTCTAAATCGACTTCCCAAGTTGATGGAGATGGATGTTGGGAACCTTCCAAACTTAAGAATCCTACGG GTTTCATTCCCTCTTAATTTGGAGGAGTTGGTTCTAAAACGACTTCCCAAGTTGATGGAGATGGATGTTGGGAACCTTCCAAACTTAAGAATCCTATGGGTAGAAGAACTATGTCTTTTGTCTAAG GTTTCACTTTCTCCTAATTTGGAGGAGATAGTTCTAAAAAGTCTTCCAAAATTGGAGGAGATAGATTTTGGGATCCTCCCAAAGTTAAAAATCCTAAACGTTGAGAAACTACCTCAATTAGTTTTGTCTTCTTCAATGTTCAAGAATTTTCACAATCTCAAAGAGTTACATATCATTGATTGTGGGATGGAAGACATGAGAGGTGTCAATACTTCTACTAATGATGAAGTGCTCTTCAATGAAAAG GCTTCATTCCTAGAATCAAGACCCTCCACTCTGAACGATATTATGGATGCCTTAAGAGACGACAATATCAACTTGATTGGAGTATGGGGCATGGCCGGTGTGGGCAAAACAACACTGCTGAAACAAGTGGCTCAACAAGCTAAGCAACAGCGGTTGTTCACCAGACAAGCTTATATGGATGTATCCTGGACTCGAGACTCGGATAAACGTCAAGAAGGAATTGCTAAACTTCGACAAAGAATTGCAAAAGCGTTGGGCTTACCACTTTGGAAGCTCAATGCGGATAAACTGAAGCAGGCACTGAAGGAAGAGAAGATCCTTATTATCTTAGATGATATTTGGACGGAAGTTGATTTGGAGCAAGTCGGAATTCCTTCTAAAGATGATATTTGGACGCAATGCAAAATAGTGTTGGCTTCGAGAGATGGAGACCTATTATGCAAAGGCATGGGCGCACAAATTTGTTTTCCAGTGGAATATTTACCACTAGAAGAAGCTTGGAGTTTGTTTAAGAAGACAGCAGGTGATTCCATGGAGGAGAATCTTGAACTGCAACCCATAGCCATTCAAGTAGTTGAAGAATGTGAGGGTCTACCAATTGCAATTGTAACAATTGCCAAGGCATTAAAAAATGAGACCGTGGCTGTATGGGAGAATGCCTTGGAACAACTTAGGAGTTGTGCACCAACAAACATTAGAGCAGTGGATAGGAAGGTTTACTCATGTCTGGAGTGGAGCTACACCCATTTGAAGGGTGATGACGTTAAGTCATTGTTCTTACTTTGTGGGATGTTGGGCTATGGTGATATTTCATTGGATCTCTTGTTAAGATATGGTATGGGTCTGGATTTGTTTGATCGCATCGACTCATTGGAGCGAGCAAGAAATAGACTACTTGCATTGGTGGAAATCCTCAAAGCCTCAGGCTTGTTACTTGACAGTCATGAAGATACACACATGTTTGATGAAGAAATAGATTCAAGTTTGCTTTTCATGGATGCTGATAACAAGTTTGTGAGGATGCACAGTGTTGTTCGTGAAGTTGCCAGAGCAATTGCATCCAAGGATCCTCATCCATTAGTAGTCAGAGAAGATGTTAGAGTGGAAGAATGGTCAGAGACTGATGAATCCAAAAGGTGCGCTTTCATCTCTTTGCATTGCAAAGCTGTGCATGACCTTCCTCAAGAGTTGGTATGGCCGGaacttcaattttttctattgCAGAACAACAATCCTCCCTTGAATATCCCGAACACATTTTTCGAAGGGATGAAAAAACTCAAAGTTTTGGATTTGTCCCATATGCATTTTACAACACTACCATCATCACTTGATTCCCTTGCAAATCTCCGAACATTGCATCTGGATGGGTGCGAGTTGGGAGACATTGCTCTAATTGGAAAGCTAACGAAACTAGAAGTTCTTAGCTTGGTGGGTTCTACAATCCAACGATTGCCTAAAGAAATGATGCAACTAACTAATCTAAGACTCTTGGATTTGGATTATTGCAAGAAGCTTGAAGTAATTCCACGAAATATCTTATCAAGTTTGTCTCGATTAGAATGTTTGAGCATGATGTCTGGCTTTACTAAATGGGCAGTTGAAGGTGAAAGCAATGCTTGTTTATCAGAGCTAAATCATTTGTCTTATTTGACAactttatttatagaaatacCAGATGCTAAGTTGCTACCAAAAGACATTCTATTTGAGAACTTGACAAGATATGTGATATCTATAGGTAATTGGGGGGGGTTCAGAACCAAAAAAGCATTGGCGCTCGAAGAAGTCGATAGAAGCTTATATTTGGGGGATGGAATAAGCAAGTTGTTGGAGAGAAGTGAAGAACTAAGGTTCTGGAAATTAAGTGGTACTAAATATGTGCTTTACCCATCAAATAGGGAGAGTTTTCGTGAACTGAAGCATCTTGAAGTTTTTTACAGTCCCGAGATTCAATATATCATTGATTCAAAGGATCAATGGTTTCTGCAACATGGTGCTTTTCCTCTATTGGAGTCATTGATTCTTGATACTCTGGAAATTTTTGAAGAAGTATGGCATGGCCCAATTCCAATAGGGTCTTTTGGTAACTTAAAAACTCTAGAAGTGGAGTCATGTCCTAAATTGAAATTTCTCCTTCTGTTTTCCATGGCTAGAGGCTTTTCCCAACTTGAAGAAATGACAATAGAAGATTGCGATGCCATGCAACAAATAATCGCATATGAAAGGGAGTCAGAAATAGAAGAAGATGGACATGTTGGGACCAACTTGCAACTATTCCCTAAATTGCGATCCTTGAAACTCAAGAATCTACCACAGCTCATCAACTTCAGTTCCGAGTTAGAAACAACATCTTCCACATCTTTGAGTACAAATGCAAGGTCGGAAGACTCATTTTTTAGTCATAAG GTTTCATTCTCTAAGTTAGAGGAGTTGACACTCAAAGATTTGCCCAAGCTAAAGGATATATGGCATCATCAACTTCCATTTGAATCCTTCTCCAATCTACAGATCTTAAGGGTGTACGGATGTCCATGTCTACTCAATCTTGTCCCAGCTCATTTGATACACAACTTCCAGAATTTAAAAGAGATGGATGTGCAAGATTGTATGCTCCTAGAGCATGTGATTATTAATCTTCAAGAAATTGATGGAAATGTCGAGATCCTCCCAAAGTTAGAAACCTTGAAATTGAAGGACTTGCCTATGCTAAGATGGATGGAAGACGGGAATGACAGGATGAAACATATTTCCTCTCTTCTGACACTCATGAATATTCAAAACCTTCAAGAACTACATATCACTAATTGTAGTATGGAAGACCTACGGAAGATGTAG